In Alteromonas sp. RKMC-009, the genomic stretch ACCCGCTTATCAGGGCCTCTTCATCAGCATTAGGAGAACGTTAGGAATGAAATTTTTCGTGTTAGGAGAGTCGCTTAAGGAGTATGCACCGCTATCTGATGCAATAGCGTGGCACGAAGTTTCATTTTCCCTTGCTGCTGACGGGGGAATCTGCTGGGTCGACACCCGTGAAACTGACTGGTTACGCTTTGTGCGGGAAAGCAGTGTGCTGGGTGTGCATCCTGTGGTGATAAGTCACGCACCCGACATTAAAGAAATGCAGAGAAGCTTGGTCGTCGGCGGACGGGGCTATTGCAACGGAACCGAATTGATACGCCATTGCAATGAAATTGCCAGTGCTGTCATGGCCGGCGGCATGTGGATCCCCGGCGGACTCGTCACGGCGATGGTTCACCGCCTCAGTGAACATCCGGATTATGAGTT encodes the following:
- a CDS encoding response regulator transcription factor, which produces MKFFVLGESLKEYAPLSDAIAWHEVSFSLAADGGICWVDTRETDWLRFVRESSVLGVHPVVISHAPDIKEMQRSLVVGGRGYCNGTELIRHCNEIASAVMAGGMWIPGGLVTAMVHRLSEHPDYEFKEAQTEVLTEREKEVLRLLLDGDSNQDMADKLNITVRTVKEHMSSILKKYRVKDRVALLLKIGQFKRTAL